The following proteins come from a genomic window of Flavobacterium crocinum:
- a CDS encoding DUF2461 domain-containing protein, with translation MENYVTIPKSSLDFLVQLKENNNKPWFDDHKSEYLIELEHIQNFADALLKELSKTDVLENTSGKKSVYRIYRDIRFSKDKTPFKHYWGGSYTRATAARRGGYYFHLEKGNSFFAGGFWGPNAADLKRIRTEFANDPETFQEILNSKSFVSNFGTLQGEQLKTKPKGYDADHPAIDLLRFKQFLVIKRFTDEEVLSPLFLELALDAFKNMRPFFDYMSEVLTTDSNGASIL, from the coding sequence ATGGAAAACTACGTTACTATACCAAAATCAAGCCTTGATTTTCTGGTTCAGCTTAAAGAAAATAATAACAAACCTTGGTTTGACGATCATAAATCTGAATATTTAATCGAATTAGAACATATTCAAAACTTTGCAGATGCTCTATTAAAAGAACTTTCTAAAACAGATGTTCTGGAAAATACATCAGGTAAAAAAAGCGTTTACCGAATCTATCGTGATATTCGTTTTTCTAAAGACAAAACTCCCTTTAAACATTATTGGGGAGGAAGTTATACGCGTGCAACTGCTGCGAGAAGAGGCGGTTATTATTTTCATTTGGAAAAAGGAAACAGTTTTTTCGCTGGCGGATTTTGGGGACCCAATGCAGCAGATTTAAAAAGAATCAGAACTGAATTTGCAAATGATCCGGAGACTTTTCAGGAAATACTCAACTCAAAATCTTTTGTAAGCAACTTTGGTACTTTACAAGGAGAACAATTAAAAACAAAACCAAAAGGTTATGATGCGGATCATCCGGCAATTGATTTACTTCGTTTTAAACAATTTTTGGTCATAAAACGCTTTACAGACGAAGAAGTTCTAAGTCCCCTATTTTTAGAACTGGCTTTGGATGCATTCAAAAACATGAGACCTTTTTTTGATTATATGAGCGAAGTGCTGACAACAGACAGCAACGGAGCTTCGATTTTATAA
- a CDS encoding ferritin: MLSKNIESALNKQIRIEAESSQTYLSMACWAEVQGLEGIAQFMYTQSDEERAHMLKLVKYVNERGGHAQVTDLKAPKTTYTTFKEMFEELYNHELFVSKSINELVHITFEEKDYATHNFLQWYVSEQIEEEATAKSILDKINLIGDDKGGLYLFDRDIQQLTVTSSIAINPK, translated from the coding sequence ATGCTATCAAAAAATATTGAATCGGCTTTAAACAAGCAAATCCGCATAGAAGCAGAATCTTCACAAACGTATCTTTCTATGGCCTGCTGGGCAGAAGTACAAGGATTAGAGGGAATTGCTCAATTTATGTACACACAGTCAGACGAAGAGCGCGCACACATGCTTAAATTGGTTAAGTATGTAAATGAGCGCGGAGGTCACGCTCAGGTAACAGATCTTAAAGCGCCAAAAACGACTTACACTACTTTTAAAGAAATGTTTGAGGAGCTTTACAATCACGAACTTTTTGTATCGAAATCGATCAACGAATTAGTACACATTACTTTTGAAGAGAAAGATTATGCTACACATAATTTCTTACAATGGTATGTTTCTGAACAAATCGAAGAAGAAGCAACTGCTAAATCTATTCTGGATAAAATCAACTTAATTGGAGATGATAAAGGCGGACTTTACTTGTTTGACCGTGATATTCAGCAATTAACAGTTACCAGTTCGATTGCTATCAATCCAAAATAA
- a CDS encoding single-stranded DNA-binding protein, producing the protein MNAMKNRVQLIGNVGNDPEVKTLESGRKLAHLTIATHDIYRNDKGDKVEQTEWHRVTAWGKTAEIIEKFVTKGKEVAVEGKLTHRSYDDKNGEKKYITEVIVNEILLL; encoded by the coding sequence ATGAATGCAATGAAAAACAGAGTACAGTTAATTGGGAATGTAGGGAATGATCCGGAAGTTAAAACATTAGAAAGCGGTAGAAAACTTGCACACCTGACAATCGCAACCCACGATATTTACAGAAATGACAAAGGTGATAAAGTAGAACAAACGGAGTGGCATCGTGTTACGGCTTGGGGAAAAACGGCTGAAATTATCGAAAAGTTTGTCACAAAAGGTAAGGAAGTGGCTGTCGAAGGAAAGTTAACCCATAGAAGTTACGATGACAAAAACGGTGAGAAAAAATATATTACTGAAGTTATTGTAAACGAGATTTTATTGCTCTAA
- a CDS encoding bifunctional GNAT family N-acetyltransferase/carbon-nitrogen hydrolase family protein — translation MQAKIKKVELRNLEIEDYKQLKKSMIESYPEMADSYWGSEDIERLLSIFPEGQLVILVDGKVVGSALSLIVDEKLVEKRHNYQQISGDYKFSTHNPNAEILYGIDVFIHPNYRGLRLGRRLYDARKELCEQLNLKAIVFAGRIPSYREHAKKMSPKTYIEKVRTKELYDPVLSFQLSNDFHVLRVIKNYLEGDEESKEFAVLLEWNNIYYDDSPKLINLKKNIIRLGLIQWQMRPLNNVEALFEQAEFFIDAVSGYGSDFALFPELFIAPLMADYNHLSEAEAIRELARHSDPIRKRFQEFAISYNINIITGSMPYLEGGNLYNVGFLCKRDGTSEMYTKIHITPNEVIHWGMKGGSNFKTFDTDCGKIGILICYDVEFPELPRLLADEGMDILFVPFLTDTQNGYTRVKHCSQARAIENECYVAIAGCVGNLPKVNNMDIQYAQSSVFTPSDFAFPSNGIKAEATPNTEMTLIVDVDLNLLKELHEHGSVKTLKDRRKDLYELKKLNS, via the coding sequence ATGCAGGCAAAAATCAAAAAAGTCGAGTTACGAAATTTAGAAATTGAAGACTATAAACAATTAAAAAAATCAATGATTGAATCGTATCCTGAAATGGCCGATTCGTATTGGGGATCTGAAGATATAGAAAGATTGCTTTCTATTTTTCCGGAAGGACAATTGGTCATTTTAGTTGATGGAAAAGTCGTTGGTTCTGCATTATCTCTAATTGTTGACGAAAAATTAGTAGAAAAAAGACATAATTACCAACAAATTAGTGGCGATTACAAATTCTCTACCCATAATCCAAATGCTGAAATTTTATACGGAATAGATGTTTTTATTCACCCAAATTATAGAGGTTTACGTTTAGGTCGTCGATTATACGATGCCAGAAAGGAACTTTGCGAACAGCTGAACTTAAAAGCAATTGTTTTTGCAGGCAGAATTCCGAGTTACAGGGAACATGCTAAAAAGATGTCTCCAAAAACCTATATCGAAAAAGTACGAACCAAAGAGTTGTATGATCCTGTTCTTTCTTTTCAGTTAAGCAATGATTTTCATGTTTTAAGAGTCATCAAAAATTATTTGGAAGGCGATGAAGAATCGAAAGAGTTTGCTGTTTTACTGGAATGGAATAACATTTATTATGATGACAGTCCGAAATTAATTAATCTAAAGAAAAACATCATTCGTTTGGGATTAATTCAATGGCAGATGCGCCCATTAAACAACGTTGAAGCACTATTTGAACAAGCCGAATTCTTTATCGATGCTGTTTCCGGTTATGGATCTGATTTTGCACTTTTCCCGGAACTATTCATCGCGCCTTTAATGGCAGATTACAATCACTTATCTGAAGCGGAAGCGATTCGGGAATTGGCCAGACATTCTGACCCAATCAGAAAGCGTTTTCAGGAATTTGCGATTTCATACAATATCAATATTATTACGGGAAGTATGCCGTATTTAGAAGGCGGAAATCTTTACAATGTTGGCTTTTTATGCAAAAGGGATGGAACTTCAGAAATGTATACCAAAATTCATATTACGCCAAACGAAGTGATTCATTGGGGAATGAAAGGCGGATCCAATTTTAAAACCTTTGATACCGATTGCGGAAAAATTGGAATTTTAATTTGTTATGATGTCGAATTCCCAGAACTTCCAAGACTTTTAGCTGATGAAGGAATGGATATTTTATTCGTGCCTTTTTTAACAGACACACAAAATGGATATACTCGTGTAAAACATTGTTCACAAGCACGTGCAATCGAAAATGAATGTTATGTAGCCATAGCAGGTTGTGTTGGGAATCTTCCGAAAGTAAACAATATGGATATTCAATATGCACAGTCTTCTGTATTTACACCTTCTGATTTTGCTTTTCCAAGCAACGGAATTAAAGCAGAAGCTACTCCAAATACAGAAATGACCTTAATTGTTGATGTTGATCTGAATTTATTAAAAGAACTTCATGAACATGGAAGTGTCAAAACATTAAAAGACAGAAGGAAAGATCTTTATGAACTTAAAAAGCTAAATTCATAA